One window of the Thioflexithrix psekupsensis genome contains the following:
- the ppx gene encoding exopolyphosphatase: protein MFKLPPIFHHAEPEVVAAVDLGSNSFHMIVARINHGQVHLLDRMKESVRLGAGLNAQRQLSAESQQRALECLARFGQRLRHMPVDSVRIVGTNTLRLAVNAPEFLSQVERTLGHPVEIISGREEARLIYLGVAHTLSSISERRLVIDIGGGSTELIIGEGFEPLCAESLCMGCVSMTQRHFAEGEIKAKSLRQAEIAALLELQPVESLFRKTGWEVVIGASGTMRSVQKVLQEMGWGNGISLRGLQQLRDLLLTAGHIEQLKFKNLSPQRLPVFVGGVAVVLGLFEGLGLSHIHVSEGALREGLVYDMLGRITHEDVREQTIQALISRYSIDLPQAERVEETALTLLAHVATQWQLAEEKVAQTLSWAARLHEIGLSISHEHYHKHGAYLLTHSDLAGFSRQEQTVLATLVRVHRRKITSELCTTTVLPLIKVIRLATLLRLAVLLHRSRSANYQAKLSLSVSGDQLRLQFPAAWLSKHPLTFADLEQEQLYLKEIGMTLLFE from the coding sequence ATGTTTAAACTCCCTCCCATTTTTCATCACGCCGAACCCGAAGTCGTCGCTGCGGTTGATTTAGGCTCTAACAGCTTTCACATGATTGTGGCACGGATTAATCACGGACAAGTTCACCTTTTAGATCGCATGAAAGAAAGTGTCCGTCTCGGTGCGGGTCTCAACGCCCAACGCCAATTGTCTGCCGAATCGCAACAACGCGCTTTGGAATGTTTAGCTCGCTTTGGGCAACGTTTGCGCCACATGCCCGTTGACAGTGTACGGATTGTTGGTACGAATACCTTACGTTTAGCGGTCAATGCGCCCGAATTTCTAAGCCAAGTTGAACGTACACTTGGCCATCCCGTCGAAATCATCTCAGGACGCGAAGAAGCGCGTTTAATCTATTTAGGTGTAGCGCATACCTTATCCAGTATTTCGGAACGTCGTCTGGTCATTGACATTGGTGGCGGTAGTACGGAATTAATTATTGGGGAAGGGTTTGAGCCGTTGTGCGCGGAGAGTTTGTGTATGGGGTGTGTAAGTATGACACAACGCCACTTTGCAGAGGGAGAAATTAAAGCCAAATCCCTACGCCAAGCCGAAATTGCGGCCTTATTAGAATTACAACCTGTTGAATCACTGTTTCGTAAAACAGGTTGGGAAGTGGTGATTGGTGCGTCTGGCACGATGCGCAGTGTACAAAAAGTTTTACAAGAAATGGGTTGGGGCAACGGCATTAGTTTACGCGGTTTACAACAATTGCGTGACCTTTTACTCACCGCAGGTCATATTGAACAATTAAAATTTAAAAATCTCAGTCCTCAGCGTTTACCCGTATTTGTAGGTGGAGTTGCGGTGGTGTTGGGATTATTTGAGGGGCTGGGTTTAAGCCATATTCATGTGTCTGAAGGGGCATTGCGTGAGGGATTGGTTTACGACATGTTGGGGCGTATCACTCATGAAGACGTGCGCGAACAAACAATTCAAGCCCTCATCAGTCGTTATTCCATCGATCTCCCCCAAGCCGAGCGCGTCGAAGAAACTGCGTTGACATTGTTGGCACACGTTGCCACTCAGTGGCAGTTAGCCGAAGAAAAAGTGGCGCAAACCCTCAGTTGGGCGGCGCGTTTACATGAGATCGGGTTAAGTATTTCTCATGAACATTATCATAAACATGGGGCTTATTTGCTGACCCATTCGGATTTAGCGGGTTTTTCGCGTCAAGAACAAACGGTATTAGCGACTTTGGTGCGCGTTCACCGCCGCAAAATTACTTCCGAACTCTGTACCACTACCGTTTTACCCTTAATTAAAGTGATTCGTTTGGCGACTTTATTGCGTTTAGCGGTTTTATTACATCGCAGCCGCAGTGCCAATTATCAAGCAAAATTATCTTTATCCGTGTCTGGCGACCAATTGCGATTGCAATTTCCTGCCGCGTGGTTGTCTAAACATCCCCTAACTTTTGCCGATTTAGAGCAAGAACAACTTTATTTAAAAGAAATTGGCATGACTTTGTTGTTTGAATAA